The following proteins are co-located in the Nocardia bhagyanarayanae genome:
- a CDS encoding L,D-transpeptidase encodes MKSQRRLRPVARIALLIGAAVTGLAVAAPAQGEPLWPGGPDIPGVPPLVLPPLAPPAPVVAPCTAEAARGCMRLSTNEAWLMDNGRVVYGPTPISHGRPGFRTRVGVFDVDFKREDHWSTMHHVWMKYAVFFDGDIATHIGPIEEESHGCIRMTPDGAREFFDYLSPGDIIEVVP; translated from the coding sequence ATGAAGTCCCAGAGACGACTTCGCCCCGTGGCGCGGATCGCGCTGCTGATCGGCGCGGCGGTCACCGGACTCGCCGTCGCGGCCCCGGCGCAGGGTGAACCGCTGTGGCCCGGTGGACCCGACATCCCGGGCGTGCCCCCGTTGGTCCTGCCCCCGCTGGCTCCGCCCGCGCCGGTGGTGGCGCCGTGCACCGCCGAGGCGGCGCGCGGGTGCATGCGCCTGTCGACGAACGAGGCGTGGCTGATGGACAACGGCAGGGTCGTCTACGGCCCGACCCCGATTTCGCACGGCAGGCCCGGCTTCCGGACCCGGGTGGGCGTCTTCGACGTGGATTTCAAGCGCGAGGACCACTGGAGCACCATGCACCACGTCTGGATGAAGTACGCGGTCTTCTTCGACGGCGACATCGCCACTCACATCGGCCCGATCGAGGAGGAGTCGCACGGGTGCATCCGCATGACACCCGACGGTGCGCGCGAATTCTTCGATTACCTCTCGCCCGGTGACATCATCGAAGTCGTGCCGTAA